The Acinonyx jubatus isolate Ajub_Pintada_27869175 chromosome B3, VMU_Ajub_asm_v1.0, whole genome shotgun sequence genomic interval cagaatttgaaacttttttgcaaaacaaatgttaatcagatttttaaataatttgtaccCATCCTATTCTGCAATTGAAATGATTCCTCGACTGTTTTAAAATCTGACAATTGCAAAATCTTTGTGTGCTGTTTCTTCTGACATTGTCCCTGAAAAAATTTAGTACTCAGTTGTTCTGTGATTGTAAAAGTTGGGTACGTGTTCTTGACGTGAAAACATGATGAGTGTATAAGCTGGGCAACGATTATCACtttatataaattcttaaatCACAGTTCACAACAAATCACATTGAACTGTAAAGCTGACTTAAGAAATGAAAGCGGTCAGATTACAACCAGAATTTTTGTTCTATTCACATATAATTGATAAACCCTTCTCTGATTTTAGAACTTTACAGTTACCTGTTGTTCAGATTTTGGTGAATTTACCagtgtgttatttattttctgtgaaaattaTATCCATCCAAGCTTTCCAATATTCGCACCTACAGGAAACCATTATATAATCTCAAAAAGCAGATTGGTACAATTGGTTTCATACTATGTCCTACAGGtttccaaggaaagaaaaagtgtaGGATGCAAGGTTGGAATTATGATACCTAAAAGTAGAGAAGTTTCTTGCCTTCAGTCAGTTCAAATGCAGTTTTTCCAGCCCATTTGAGACAGATGAGAGTATATTTCTGCCTTTAAAGACTTCctttgagggggcacctgggtggctcagtcggttgagtgtctgacccttgatttcagctcaggtcatgatcccagggttgtgggatcgagcccggcgtcaggctccatgctgagtgtggagcctgcttaggattctccctccccctcctctctccctccctccgcccctctcttctgcttgtgtacactctctctaaaattaaaaaaaaaaaaaaaatatgtaaagacttTCTTTGGTGTTtcgttttgtttattaaataaccATTACTGATAACAGTTTTCTTGCAGGCAGTCTAATGCTTTATGCATTTCTGCCGCCTCTGATCTCAGCTTGTACAGTTCCTCTAAGTGTAAATAATTCCTGTGATTATTATTTAATAGCCCTGTAAGATTTTTGAGATCGTACTTAGAAATTTTTTCCCGGGAGCCAAACTCTTCTGGTATATAAGCTGCGAGTCTTGTTTGGGAgtgctttttaaaactaatatattgaaatcattaaaaaaggaCCCTAGTGACTCAGAATTTAATGCCAAAATATTTCCTTGCTTTGAGTAATTTTGCCTTGTATTTGAGATCAGGTTAGAAAGCACTTGGAAAGGAAATCGGTGACTTTGCCTTTAGTTACACTATTCAGTTATCCGCAGTTTTCTTACTTAGATGAATCAGTTCTTAGGTTAGCTGACTGGTTCACCATCAGGCAAAGAGttaaaatcagtttaaaattCCTCATGGtgtaaaaaatctaaaatacggggacacctgcctggctcagtcagtacagcatgcaactcttgatcttggggtcatgagttcgagccccacgttgggtgtagagtttattttttaaaaacctgaaatatataattttcaattgAGTCTTTATAATAGATAATATGATGTCATCGTGGAGAGCATAAGCTCAGCCTGGGTTCAAGTCTGTGAGACCCTGCAcggcctcattttcttcatctctgaaataaaagtagtatttggggcacctgggtggctcagtcggttaagcgtccgacttcagctcaagtcatgatctcacggtttgtgagttcgagcccagtgtcaggctctgtgctgacagctcggagcctggagccggcttgggattctgtgtctccctctctctctgaccctcccctgctcatgctgtgtctctgtctcaaaaataaataaatgttaaaaaaattttttaagtagtatTTGTATTACCACCCAGAAGTTgatgtgaggatgaaatgagttgtGCATGTAAATTAATTAGAACTATACCTTACACATCGTAAGCATAGTAACCCACTAGCAGCAGTGATAGAAGTTCTAATCGTTCTCTTTTATTCTACTCAATGGCAAGAACAGTACCTTGCACACAAGAAGCACTCAGCTATTCTCTTACTCGGcttattcatctttctcttgtttttctccccATGAGCTTGTAGGACAGATGTAACAGCTAAATCCTAGTCATTGTCACCTCAGAATCCGTGACTTCTATGTAACTTCCCCTCTACCTAATAAAGTGCCTCAAAGTTCTGTAATGCATACACAGGTGTCCATAAAGTCTGGAATCATAGACAGAGCTTCTTGGACATCCAACCTGTAAAAGAATATTATCTATGTTTTAAGATTTTCTGGATACCCTGTAGAAATGGTTCTTccaaaattaaaccaaaaagaaatggagcAGTCCAAAACGCCTTCCCTTTCGGCTCTCCCCACTTGTGAGGAGAAGTGGAGAGAAggtccttttcatttcttcaaagcCTTCAAGTCTGAGGCGCCGCTGGCCCCGGAGATTGCCCTAAAGGCCCGATGGGAAGGGGGGTGCTGCCACCAGCAGTGGTTGAGAAGGGGATTGGTGCGCACAGGTGGTTTGGAAACCTTCAGATAAAGCTGAGATCTACCTGTAGATGTCAGTGTACAAGTTCAAGACCAGATATAGGTAGATGTgaataattgcttttttttagtttcagaaagaaaaatggctgGTCTTACTTAtgtttagaattatatttttatatattaataattcaaAACCTTGAATAGAAGTTCATATCAGTGCTAACACCTTCAGGAATATATAGTTCTCTAGACCTCCTAAGGCAACCATTTTTGGGTATATAATCTGGAGAGATCCCCAGTTATGAGAATTTGTAGCAAACCAAATGTTTTTAGCCTTCAGGAGAACCACAAGATGAAGACGTGTTAATCGGAGAAGTGAATGGATTTCCATCCTTCACAAGGTCACCAGTAACTTCTTCAGAGAGACTGCAGTTGAATCTACCTAAATCTGATAAAGTCCTCACAAATGGTACTGAGAAGAACTCCGGTTCCCCCGTGTTCAATGTGGACTACACCCCCTCTGGGCCTAGGAAACCATGCTCTGGAACTCCGTACGGCAGAGGGCCCAGGAGCACACGCCCAAATACCCATCGGTTTCAGTTAGTTATTTCAAAAGCACCGAGTGGGGACCTTTTGGATAAACACTCTGAGCTCTTTTCCAACAGACAGTTGCCATTCACTCCACGCactttaaaaacagaagcaaaatctTTCCTGTCACATTACCGATATTATACGCctgccaaaagaaaaaaggagtttACAGATCAGCGGATAGAAGCGGAAACCCAGACTGATTTAAGCAGGTATGGCCCATTCATTCACAGCCAACAGTAAGTCCTTCAGGGTGTTGTAGaaattaaatagtaataatattcCTTATTTTACATCATGTACCTAACATGCCCGACTGAAGGTCTGGGAGTGCCTTTTTGATTAGAATGAGAttaatgtcttttccttttgcaGAGTCACTAGAACTACCCAAGTCATTGTTAAAAAGTACCTATTAAACTTGTCAAGCTTTCCTTACAAACAGGAATGTTACATAGTTTAATTTATTGTTTCAAACATGGTATGtgcttttaaatatactttcagAGAATCCTTAAAATATGTCATCAAGTAGCATTTGTGTAAATATGTCTattgcttcattttaaaaatggcaaaacagTGGgctagagagggaaagaggacagctgattctctgactctccctgggTTCCCTTCCCTGCAAATATTCAACTCCACTGTTACATAGGAGCAACTCCCCAGGAATAATTCAGGCAATTGGGGTAGCTTCTGGAAATTCCATAGATTTTGCCTCAATAATGTTTTCATATAtgatagtgcctggcacataatgaatATTCAGTAAAAGTTTGCCAAATGattgaagaaacaaacaaatcttaTAAAGTATTTAGTGTTAGCTGACTTGTGATGTTTTTTCCTGGTGCTATATAAACAGCTATTTACCTCATCCTAAGTATTAGTTAATTTTAGAAGGCAAAAAACAATTTAGCTCTAGTATTCTTTTCTCTAGGTACAGATAAGAGGTACAGAAATATCAGATGAGTCTGCGTACGTTTAATCCCAAGAATTAAAGAGTGGAGGGGAATGAGGAAAGCAAGCATATCATATCCTTTTCTGATTGTATTTATGACCACTTTGGAGGATAATAGTTCCCATGTCCCTGGTCCCTTTCTATCCAGCTGAAATCTAGCTGCtactgaaagaaaggaaaaggaagctgtGTAATCCAAACCATATCTGTTTCCTGATTATATAATCagaaattacacattttataagAATAGATGGATTTCATTTCTTAGTTTGAGGGGTTTTTAAGACAGTAAACTTGTTATCATATCACggtatttgtattttgaaagctTGACAactattccttttaaaatattacagctTTAAATCTGATTTTGAGGCATTTGAGACCAAGAACTTCACAGATTCAGAAAAGAACATAAAGcaggtaataaaaataagatctttctGTGTGCTGCATTGGAATTACAGCCACTTTCACTTAATAGGATATGTATAGCTATTTGGACTTCAAGAATCTCTCAGTGACACTTCTCACATATGATGTCGCCAGCATGGAGAAAGACTACCTATTTACAAAGGCCTGTTGCTCCTTTTGAGTGGCCAGATGGATCCTGCCCCGTCTGAGAAGTCATTTGTTGTTAGCATCTTTTCTAGATGGTTGATTGGCCTCCTAGATAGAGGAATGGGTGAATAAAATACCTTAAATGTTGCTTCAAAGATGCAGATTTGGATACTAAAGGAACCAGAAAAGCTGTATAGAAGTCGTTTTAATTTCTAtgcctgtaatttttcttttgaagaattgCCACTGATTATATTATTGGAAATTACACATTTTATGAGAATAGGTGGATATCACCCCTTacatttgcttttacttttttctggACCATAGGCTCTGTTTTACACTGTGTATGTTTTGAGTGTTCAGcagtcatttcttttattttcttaagcatgtttatttattttgagacagaaaatgtgaacacaagctggggaggggcaagagagagaggagaaagagagaatcccaagtaggctcttcattgtcagcacagagcccaacgcagggcttgaacccacgaaccacaagaccatgacctgtgccgaaatcaagaatctgacgcttaaccaactgagacacccgggcGACCCAGcagtcatttcttttaaaatattacagctTTAAGTCTGATTTTCACATAaactgattgtttttattttttattttgggagtgtTAATCATACACTTGTAtcctaatttatatttgtttgcaAAAACAGTTTGTCTATTAAAATGTCAAACACAGACTcgaaaataagagaataaaatataggggtgcctgggtggctcagttggttaagcatccaacttcagttcaggtcatgatctcacagttcgtcagtttgagccccatgtcaggctctgcactgacagtgcagagtctgcttgggattctgtctctctgcctctctctctgtctctctctctcaaaataaataaatgaacttaaaaaaaaaagaataaaatataatcaactgAACTTCCATCTTCCCTTCTGAATACGAATTGTAGGTTTCCATGTCAGCCATTCATACCTGTTTGACATGGGCCCTGCCACTCAGAGCCCAAAGGCAAATCCCTTATCCTCTGAGAGCGGAGTTTTGCATCAAGAGAAACTGTACTTACCGTGCAGGGTCACTTATCAAGGAATAATTGATATAGGTAAAGTGCCTTGCCCAAGAAGGGGTCAGTAGAGGAGGACTGTGACTAGCTTGAGATTTAGGAAGAGAGTTAGCTCAGTAGGTagctaaataaatgaagtaagtGCATTTTCATGACGTTGTGCTCCAAATGCTTGTCCATAACCTGGTAAGGAAATGGTGTGTCCCGTTACTCCATAATCCTTGCCCCCAGCAGTCTGCTTGAAGGTCATGAGGATCAGACCAAATTCTAGCAGCACTGTGCATGAATGAGCACCGTAAAGACTCATCTAATATTGCAAGGAAATGCTCGCCACAGATGCAGCTCGTAGTAAGGGTTCTATAAAAATAAGCTGCCgatatttgtgtgtgttaatAGTATCGACGGAACCACCAGAACTACCACTGCTTCTCCGTAGTTGATACATGGACATTTGACACGAATGAGCTGTTTGAATTTGTTATAATGGGATATTTTTTTCTCAGGTTTACTTAAAACTTGcacatttgcttcatttttctctttgcatgtttatttgtGGTAATTCCTTAACAGATTTAAAATATCCCTCATTAAGACTCTCGAatatagagaacaacctgagggtagatggagggaggtgggtaggggttggactagatgggtgatgggcactaaggagggcacttgttgggatgagcactgggtgttgtatgtaagtgatgaatcattaaattctcctgaaatcattattacactatatgttaactaacttggatttaaataaaatttaaaaattaaaaaaatatatatccctcattaaaatgtaagaaataagcAGTTGTCTTACCTTactttaaataaacttaagaaagaagtCTTAATTGGGTAGAAAATGTATTCTAAAAACATCCTTTGTTATAATATAGCAGTCACTTTTATTTACTGGATGTCTCCACTTTGTGtccttgacctttttttttttttttaagttgattttgagagagagagcgtgaacagggaaggggcacaaagagagggagagagagaatcccaggcgcccctccttggcTTTTTTGAAGTTTgctgttttgctttatttctgctttcataATGTATTCTTGAAGCAAAATAAAGATCGATTCTTCTCATTCCCAGGCATCTAATTGTATGACATATgataccaaaggaaaaataactccTTTACCCTTACAAGGGCATGACTTACCATGGGATGAGATTAAAGGTGGAACTTTCCAGTGTTCCTCACCAAGGTAAACAATTTACAGAAGTCATTTCAACTGTAGATTTAACTGCTTTCCTGTGTAACAGACATACGATATTTGCAACATAAGTACTATTTTAATTACGTGAACTCTAATCTATTTTGGTGTTATACAATTCAGTAGCAATGTTAGTTTTACTAATGAAATTTTACaaagtaggtactcagtaaaagTTTAAACGAATTTATTTTGCTAATTCATTAATGAAAAAAGCGGGGGCACTGGCTTGTTTTATATGCCATTGCTCTTCGTAGAAAAAAGGATTTTTTCCTCAAGGCAAATCCTCTAGCAGTGATGCTAACCAGTTTACATGGCAGAAATAATACTGAAGAACCTCACAATCTGAGGACTCCTAATTCATGATTGTGAATATTCACCATGTGCTGGGGTTTTATCTGTCCCTGCTATGTATTGGGCACTGTTTTTCAGACTACCCATCGTATTTAGTAATCACGGAATACAGCACCTAAACAAAAATGATGGCTTAGCAAAAATGCCTTTGATAGTTTCAGCTGTCAAATGCATTTCCAGAGTCAGAGATTATATATGAGATGAAGAAGGTGGAAGTAAAAAAGGGCTAGAGATTAAAAAGAGGCAAGAATGAGGTGTCATACAGCCGACCAGAAGGCAAGCCCTTGTGATCTCTCAGAGCCCAGGCCCTTCCCCCAGGGAGATGGTGCCTGCAAGGCTGTGGGCAGTTCACCGCTGACCTTCATGATGCCTCAGTGCTCAGAAGATTTATAAGCTAACTCTTAAGCGTCTCTGCAATGGACATAAAGAATGCCCTAAAGAAAggaatatttatcttttctagtAGTTTCtatctaaaaagtaaaatattttaattgagcATACCTAAATAAAAAGCTTGGAATTAACTAATGATGATATAACTAAATAATGACAAAATTTAGTATAATAATCAGcttaaaaaacagtttttcatAGGGAAATATCTGCCTCCAGCATTATTTACATGTGAACTGTAGTCAAAGTAAAATTATGTATCCTAGATAAGTGCTGTagtccagttttaatttttaattttttttttcaacgtttatttatttttgggacagagagagacagagcatgaacgggggaggggcagagagagagggagacacagaatcggaaacaggctccaggctctgagccatcagcccagagcctgacgcggggctcgagctcacggaccgcgagatcgtgacctggctgaagtcggacgcttaaccgactgcgccacccaggcgccccgtgtagTCCAGTTTTAAAAAGGATTGTGAATTTGTAGTTCCCAAGACTAGTTCAAAATATCTCTGCTACTTACTAACAACATGACTTCAGTAAGTTACCCAACCTTTCTGCCCCCTGGTGAACTCATCAGTCAGTGGGAAGATAATACCAACCCCATATACCAAACAGGGCTGTTCTGAAGATGAGATCGTATCACGGATatgaaagtactttaaaaattctacaaTCTATTATTACTGATATATAATATTACTGAATACTTACTGCATGCCAATCATTGTTTTGTTCAAATATTGTCGTTTTCTCTTTCCAGGGCAGTATGTCAGTATTCTTTGCAGTTTCCTCCAGAGAGAAAACTCCACTCTGAGTAAGATCTTTTTGACCTCTTCATTGTGCCTAGGGAAAATCAAGAATTAagaatcatggggcacctgggtggttcagtcagttaagagatctactcttggttttggctcagctcgtgatctcccagttcatgggatcgagccccacgtcgggctctgggctggcagtgcagagcctgcttgggattctttctctctctgctcctcccctactcacactgtctctgtctctctcaaaataaataaataaacaaaaaagagaatcaCGCAAACCATTATTAAATCAGTCAGGACTGAATGCTAATTTTTCTTACAATtcgctccccctctctctctgccccttccctgcttatgctctatctctctctcaaaaataaataaacatttatatatatatatatatatatatatatatatatatatatatatatacacacacacacacacacatatgaatgatggggcccctgggtggctcattcacttaagcatccaacttcggctcaggtcatgatctcacagtttgtgagttcgagccccgcatcaggctctgtgctgacagcttcaagcctggagcctgcttcggattctgtgtctccctctctctctgcctctctctcaaaaataaacattaaaaaaaaaatagaagatagacatagtttgttttatattattcctCTTAGTAATATGAGATAGCAGTACATTTGTCATAGCAGAGATAGATGTTCCTAATTAAGTACTCATATTtcctgtagttttcagagtaagtAGGAAATAATTATATGCTGTGTACTGCTTTGTCTTCACAGTGAGGAAGAACTGTTGTATCTGAGTTTCATTGAAGATGTAACAGATGAAATTCTGAAACTTGGTTTATTTTCAAACAGGTTAGATATTTTAATTATGGCGGTCGAACAGTACATTAAATACTCTTCTTTatgaggttaattttttttaagttatttccgCATCctaggaaatgaaaaattatagtgCTTTCTTGGGGGGACATAATCTTATAACTGGTAGCAAATTGTCAAGAATGTTTAATTCACACTATATGAGGCAAGTTCACAGTTTGGGGAGTTATAGGAGAGAACAGAGGTTTTACTCATTTAAATACGGTTATATCTCTTAGACGCAGAGAGCAGCTTGGCGGTTGCCAGGGTGGGGgcgggcaaaatgggtaaaggtggtCAAAGGTACAACTCCCAGTTATaacataaataagtcatggggatataatacATGTACAGGGCGGTGGGTATAGTTATTAGCactgtgttgcatatttgaaagctgctgagagaataaatcttaaaagttctcatcacaaggaaaaaatccTGTAACGGTGTGGTAATGGATGTTCAGTAGACTTATTtgggtgatcattttacaatacatacaaatatggaatcattatgttgtacacctgacaccAATATAAcgtatgtcagttatacttcaatttaaaagatctatcacaaaaaaaagaaaaagaagaaaaatatccttatttgaaagaaagacgtaaaactgtctttattcacagacaACATTGTCATCCATGTAAAAATCCCATAGAgtctacataaaaacaaaaattactattttatatCTCTTAGTTATATAGACTAGTGAACTGAATTTTTGCTTCTTATTTGCAAAGATCCATTACCTCATTTTACTATTTGAAACTTGTcacaagaatccaaagcaagcattTTTGTTAACAACTGTTACTAGTAAAGTGAGCACAAATTAAAGGCTAGGTTTACACACTGTAAGTGAAATGGAAAGTTTGCAAAACCAGATTCGATATTGCACATCTTAAGGAAACTGTGTGATCCTGGGTCAGcttgaacatttattcatctaAAGTTCACTGGGCAGTGAGGCGCACTTTATGTTGCATATCTTAGAATTCCATGTTGTGTACATGCTTTCTCTGTTGTATTATGTCAAGTACAACATTTCTAATgaattatttctattcttatgtggtttttttttaattaaagcaaacattttttattgctataaaaAGATATACCAAAAAgagctaagtttttttttaaatatagtattctgtttacttctttcatttaaaaaaagtcgTTATgggggggcacccaggtggctcagctgattaagcatccaactgttgattttagctcaggacctgatcttatggttcatgggatcgagccctgcgtcaggctccatgctgtcagcgtaggattctctctctttctgctcctcttcccactcacacgcattctgtctctctgtctcaaaataaataaattaaaaaaaaatttttttaagtggttaaaaatgttttcagggggcgcctgggtggctcagtcggttgagtgtccaactcttaatctcagctggGGCCATGATCTAGtgatttgtgggatcgagccccccattggactctgcactaacaccatggagcctgcttgggattcattctctctctctctctctctctctctctctgcccctcccccacttgtactccttctctctctcaaaataaataaactttaaaaaaaatgaagtgaatttATTGATACAGAAGGATGTTCAAAATATATAgttgattagaaaaacaaaattgatacccAAACAGTATGTATTGTTTGTAAAGGGTAGAATATGGATTCCTTGGGCTTTTTAAAAACGGCTAAGTAATTCAGAACTACTAAATCTAAGATTAGCTAATTTCATTGATAATAAAAATGGCAACAAATGAGTTTTCAGCAAAGGTATAGACACATTTATATGATAGCACCACAAGTGTGGTATAGTTGTGAGAAGATTTTCTCTGGAGCCAGACACATCTGGGTTAAATTCTCTTAATGGTTTTGGACCTTAGGAGAGAGGAAATTATCATCTTagattattttctcatctttaaaatgatctTTACAATACCTTTCTCCCAATATTGGTCATGATTAGGGGTATAATGATTATGTGTCTAGCACAAATGTCTAGCCCTTAGTGGTACTTAATAAGTGATAGCTTTTAGGTTATTATGTGGATTTACCATCAgtggaatttttttcaagtataatttaggaaggattataaaataattccatgTAAGAGAATTTTCTTTAGGGTTTGGTTTGGGGGGGGTTGTGGATGTGAGACACAAGGGGAGGAAAAGGCATTTGTTGTGTGCATATGTgggtgagagaaaaaagaaaaaagtttttgttttgtggcgggggcagagggaagggaactGTTGGacctcatttaaaatattcacagaataagccatacagagaaagacagatactatatggtttcactcttatgtggatcctgagaaacttaacaggaacccatgggggaggggaaggaaaaaaaaaaaaaaagaggttagagtggaagagagccaaagcgtaagagactcttaaaaagtgagaacaaactgagggttgatggggggtgggagagaggggggcgtgggtgatgggtattgaggagggcaccttttgggatgagcactgggtgttgtatggaaaccaatttgacaataaacttcatatattgaaaaataaataaataaataaataaataaaacacaaaaaataaaatattcacagaagTATAAGTGGTATATACTCTTCCAGAAACAATGGCGTCTGTAATATAACTTAAGACCCATACTAGCTCCCAAATCAGAGAACTTGACAGAACAGGGAAGGATTAGTGTTTAgttttgcaaagaaaaagaataatctgaaaaatattttccaacctTTAGCAGTTTTGTTATTGCGTGACCATTTTGTATTTGGTTGATTTTATGGTTTTGAGACATTAAcatttctatttatctttcaGGTTTTTAGAACGACTATTTGAGcaacacataaaacaaaataaacatcatttgGAGGAGGTTTGTCTTTCTTCAGACATTCATTAGAAAAATTCTAATATAGaaagaattttgaagtttttccATAGCCTCAAAGAATGCATTAAAAACAAGAGCGGTTTTGCCCTTGTACCTTTTGTGTgcgtggcgggggcggggagcgTGCGTGAAGTAAGTATTAATCCTGCTGAGATTAACAGCACTGCCCACAAAAGTAGTTCAGTGTGACTAGCTCAGCTAATGTCATTATTCTTGTCTTAATCCTAGGGAAAAATGCGCCACCTGCTGCGTATCCTGAAGGTGGACTTAGGCTGCACATCCAAGGAAAACTTAGTAAAGCTGGATGATGTCGATATGCTGAATTTACTGGATTTTGAACAGGCTGAGGACTCAGAAGAAAACGATCATAAAAGTAACCACGATGCCACAATTCAACAGGAGCGTCAGCAATACCAAAAAGCTTTGGATATGTTACTATCCGTACCGAAGGGTGAGAACGAGAAACTCTCCTCACCGGATGAATTTTTCCTGCCCGTCTACAAATCGAAGTATTCAGAAGGGGTTATAATTCAGCAAGTGAATGATGAAGCAAATCCCGGACCTTcaatttcagatgaaaaaaattcaagtgtCTCAGACAGTTTAACAGACCAAGAAACCTCTGTGAA includes:
- the SPATA7 gene encoding spermatogenesis-associated protein 7 isoform X1; its protein translation is MNGSRRVRATSVLPRYGSPCLFKGHLSTKSNAFCTDSSSLRLSTLHLVKNHMAVHYNKILSAKAAVDCSVPLSMSASIKYADQQRREKLKKELARCEKELKLNKTAVPANSKNNSKSLFTTLQKPSGEPQDEDVLIGEVNGFPSFTRSPVTSSERLQLNLPKSDKVLTNGTEKNSGSPVFNVDYTPSGPRKPCSGTPYGRGPRSTRPNTHRFQLVISKAPSGDLLDKHSELFSNRQLPFTPRTLKTEAKSFLSHYRYYTPAKRKKEFTDQRIEAETQTDLSSFKSDFEAFETKNFTDSEKNIKQASNCMTYDTKGKITPLPLQGHDLPWDEIKGGTFQCSSPRAVCQYSLQFPPERKLHSDEEELLYLSFIEDVTDEILKLGLFSNRFLERLFEQHIKQNKHHLEEGKMRHLLRILKVDLGCTSKENLVKLDDVDMLNLLDFEQAEDSEENDHKSNHDATIQQERQQYQKALDMLLSVPKGENEKLSSPDEFFLPVYKSKYSEGVIIQQVNDEANPGPSISDEKNSSVSDSLTDQETSVNVIEGDSDTEKVETSNELCCLSPELSPSLQLHGVQGDNIRDMEGPTLKIMEMSIEDCPLDI